In the Rhodobacteraceae bacterium M382 genome, one interval contains:
- a CDS encoding ABC transporter substrate-binding protein, translated as MNFKTLAAVAAVVAFGANAQAEGLKVGMITTLSGGGAGLGIDVRDGFMLAMKQSGRDDIEVVIEDDQRKPDVAVQLSDKMIQSEKVDVLTGIIWSNLAMAVVPSATAQGKFYLSPNAGPSALAGKRCHKNYFNVAWQNDNLHEGAGAYAQSEGYKNTFILAPNYPAGKDALTGYKRTYGGELAGEVYTKLGQKDYAAEIAQIRASGADSVFFFLPGGMGIAFLKQYADSGVDLPVVGPAFSFDQGILQAVGSAALGVKNTSQWNKDIDNAANTAFVESFQAEYGRLPSLYASQGFDTANLLISAAAKADVNDQDAFRAALKAAEFDSVRGDFAFGSNHHPIQNIYVREVIQEGDVFTNKIIGTALSNHADVYAADCKM; from the coding sequence ATGAATTTCAAAACTCTGGCGGCGGTTGCCGCAGTTGTCGCATTCGGCGCAAATGCCCAAGCCGAAGGGCTGAAGGTTGGCATGATCACCACGTTGTCCGGCGGCGGCGCTGGTCTGGGCATCGATGTGCGTGACGGCTTCATGCTGGCAATGAAACAATCAGGCCGCGATGACATCGAAGTCGTGATCGAAGACGACCAGCGCAAACCCGACGTGGCGGTTCAGCTGTCTGACAAGATGATTCAGTCCGAAAAGGTCGATGTCCTGACCGGCATCATCTGGTCCAACCTGGCGATGGCCGTAGTGCCTTCCGCCACCGCACAAGGCAAATTCTATCTGTCACCAAACGCAGGTCCCTCGGCGCTGGCCGGAAAGCGTTGCCACAAAAACTACTTCAACGTCGCCTGGCAGAATGACAACTTGCACGAAGGGGCCGGGGCCTATGCCCAGAGCGAAGGTTACAAGAACACCTTTATTCTCGCGCCGAATTACCCCGCCGGCAAGGACGCGCTGACCGGATACAAACGGACTTATGGTGGCGAACTGGCTGGTGAGGTCTATACCAAGCTGGGACAAAAGGATTACGCCGCCGAGATCGCCCAAATCCGCGCCAGCGGCGCAGACAGCGTCTTCTTCTTCCTACCCGGCGGCATGGGGATCGCATTCCTCAAGCAATATGCTGACAGTGGCGTGGACCTGCCCGTTGTCGGCCCTGCCTTCAGCTTTGATCAGGGTATCTTGCAGGCTGTTGGGTCTGCCGCTCTGGGGGTGAAAAACACCAGCCAGTGGAACAAGGACATCGACAACGCGGCAAACACAGCTTTTGTCGAAAGCTTCCAGGCCGAATACGGCCGCTTGCCTTCCCTATATGCAAGCCAGGGTTTCGACACAGCCAACCTGTTGATCAGCGCTGCGGCCAAGGCTGATGTAAACGATCAGGATGCTTTCCGAGCAGCTTTGAAAGCAGCGGAATTCGACAGTGTCCGGGGTGATTTCGCCTTTGGGTCGAACCATCATCCAATCCAAAACATCTATGTGCGTGAGGTGATTCAGGAAGGTGACGTGTTCACCAATAAAATCATCGGCACTGCGCTGAGCAACCATGCCGACGTCTACGCCGCCGATTGCAAGATGTAA
- a CDS encoding branched-chain amino acid ABC transporter permease — translation MTFVLFFEQLLNGLQFGVMLFLTAAGLTLIFGVMGLINLAHGSLYMIGAFAASAVAAATGSFVLALAASLMAAALAGAIVEFTIIRRLYDRDHLDQVLATFALILIFSEGTRWIFGSFPLFLDVPPALSGPVSLPGGIEYPLYRLTIIAIGLTVAVGLFALIRRTRIGIRIRAGESDREMIAALGVDISRLYTLVFALGAALAGFAGALVGAIQSVQVGMGEPVLILAFVVIVIGGIGSIKGALVGSILVGLTDTVGRVLLPGVFGLFMDPAAANSVGSSLASMSIYVLMAGILLFRPTGLYGKA, via the coding sequence GTGACATTCGTTCTTTTCTTCGAACAGCTTTTGAACGGGCTGCAATTTGGCGTCATGCTGTTTCTGACCGCGGCAGGGCTGACTCTGATCTTTGGCGTGATGGGGCTGATCAATCTGGCGCATGGCTCGCTCTATATGATCGGTGCTTTTGCAGCCTCGGCCGTGGCTGCGGCCACCGGATCCTTTGTGCTGGCTCTGGCGGCCAGTCTGATGGCGGCCGCGCTGGCCGGTGCGATCGTCGAATTCACCATCATCCGCCGATTATATGACCGGGATCATCTGGATCAGGTGCTGGCCACATTCGCGTTGATTCTGATCTTTTCCGAAGGCACGCGGTGGATCTTTGGGTCATTCCCGCTGTTTCTGGATGTCCCCCCTGCCCTTTCGGGCCCGGTCAGCCTGCCCGGTGGGATCGAATATCCGCTGTATCGTTTAACCATCATCGCCATTGGTCTGACTGTTGCCGTCGGACTGTTCGCCCTGATCCGCCGGACCCGTATCGGTATCCGTATTCGCGCCGGTGAAAGCGATCGTGAAATGATTGCCGCATTGGGCGTGGATATCTCCCGGCTGTATACATTGGTGTTTGCCTTGGGGGCCGCGTTGGCCGGATTTGCCGGGGCATTGGTGGGCGCGATCCAGTCGGTGCAGGTCGGAATGGGAGAACCTGTGCTGATCCTGGCATTTGTTGTGATCGTGATTGGCGGTATCGGCTCGATCAAAGGTGCGCTGGTTGGGTCTATTCTCGTCGGCCTGACCGACACTGTTGGCCGCGTGCTGCTGCCTGGTGTGTTCGGCCTGTTCATGGACCCAGCGGCCGCCAATTCGGTCGGCTCTTCGCTGGCGTCGATGTCAATCTATGTGTTGATGGCAGGCATCCTGCTGTTCCGCCCAACTGGACTGTATGGAAAGGCCTGA
- a CDS encoding branched-chain amino acid ABC transporter permease yields the protein MTRERWINLAVLAVLIAVPLWAKSTGEIFIISLTTKVVIFAIAGVGLNLALGLGGLVSFGHAAFFGIGGYAMGILASHAQDYSPLMEWPFLIEGSNQMPVIWVLAVVISALAALLIGALSLRTAGVYFIMITLAFGQMFYYFAISWPAYGGEDGLSIYVRNEFPGLNTLDPMQFFGICFVLLLVVLGVSGRVAGSSFGLVLAAARQNAERVQTVGVEPFRVRLMAFTLSGAITGLSGALYADLNRFVSPAMFSWQTSGEIMIFVILGGVGRLFGPVVGAALFILLEHVLGGISEFWHIYLGGLLLAVVLFARGGLIELLAGREVAHD from the coding sequence ATGACACGTGAACGATGGATCAATCTGGCGGTTCTGGCGGTGCTGATCGCCGTGCCGCTGTGGGCAAAATCGACCGGCGAGATCTTTATCATCTCGCTGACAACCAAGGTTGTCATCTTTGCCATCGCCGGGGTCGGGTTGAACCTGGCTCTTGGCTTGGGCGGTTTGGTCAGCTTTGGTCACGCTGCATTTTTTGGCATCGGCGGGTATGCCATGGGCATCCTGGCTAGCCACGCACAGGACTATTCCCCGCTGATGGAATGGCCGTTCCTGATCGAGGGCAGCAACCAGATGCCTGTGATTTGGGTGTTGGCTGTTGTGATCAGCGCCTTGGCGGCCTTGCTGATCGGCGCACTTTCACTGCGCACGGCCGGCGTCTATTTTATCATGATCACCTTGGCCTTTGGTCAGATGTTCTATTACTTTGCAATCAGTTGGCCCGCTTATGGCGGCGAAGACGGATTGTCGATCTATGTCCGCAACGAATTCCCCGGCCTCAACACCCTGGATCCGATGCAGTTCTTTGGTATCTGTTTTGTGTTGCTTCTGGTGGTTTTGGGTGTTTCCGGACGGGTTGCTGGGTCGTCGTTTGGCCTGGTGCTGGCCGCCGCACGGCAGAATGCCGAAAGGGTGCAAACCGTCGGTGTTGAACCGTTTCGCGTCCGGTTGATGGCGTTTACCTTGTCCGGTGCGATCACTGGCTTGTCCGGCGCGCTTTATGCGGATCTCAACCGTTTTGTCAGCCCGGCAATGTTCAGTTGGCAAACCAGCGGAGAGATCATGATTTTTGTCATTCTTGGCGGTGTAGGCCGGTTGTTTGGGCCAGTCGTCGGCGCGGCCCTGTTCATCCTGCTGGAACATGTGCTGGGTGGCATTTCCGAATTCTGGCACATCTATCTGGGTGGATTGCTGTTGGCCGTTGTGCTGTTTGCCCGTGGTGGCCTGATCGAACTGCTGGCCGGACGGGAGGTCGCCCATGACTAA